The following are from one region of the Solidesulfovibrio fructosivorans JJ] genome:
- a CDS encoding tetratricopeptide repeat protein: protein MNPTPFSLPDMDRILNALSPFTETQRAALLPEAVEFTPMGTDFDEPPARIPAQVRLEPMIRHLLKGDREGALGASKALCQQHPGRVFYMLEYGVQLASMGRVEEALTVFNKILKINPKHFQAIRYIAFLKFIQEKGGEALELYGQALALQPGDLFSNLNSAMARRLLVPKSRFKPQPMPHTAICTSLPPHNFALSQLAVRSWLERGFIVYSVNTQAEIDILAPHFPGVRFYCCERTAKEKFGKDFQYLDTVMACLAQSGAEVCGIVNADIILRGEPEDWAQIAHSARASFTYGSRVNMRTLEDQHGWVYEAGADFFFFPPAFTAQLPTSEYALGLPWWDCFLPCWAMASGWPITYVYSPVAMHLYHDMKWDFDLYYDFGLYTMRRFFAPLLGSIVAENPGRNLFLRRLIATVSFAAKRSSRGVARPLVCASPTFARAHAPIDPAQWLHLEYETLVVF, encoded by the coding sequence CCTGAACGCCCTGTCGCCGTTTACGGAAACGCAGCGTGCCGCTTTATTGCCGGAGGCTGTGGAATTTACGCCAATGGGGACGGATTTTGATGAGCCTCCTGCGCGCATCCCGGCACAAGTCCGCCTGGAACCCATGATACGCCATTTGCTCAAGGGGGACCGGGAAGGCGCGTTGGGGGCGTCAAAGGCCCTGTGCCAGCAGCATCCGGGCCGGGTATTTTATATGTTGGAGTACGGTGTTCAACTGGCCAGCATGGGCCGGGTCGAAGAAGCCTTAACGGTCTTTAATAAAATTCTGAAGATTAATCCCAAGCATTTTCAGGCTATTCGCTATATCGCCTTTTTGAAATTCATCCAGGAAAAGGGAGGGGAGGCCTTGGAGTTGTACGGCCAAGCCCTGGCGCTGCAACCGGGTGATTTATTTTCCAATCTCAATAGTGCGATGGCGCGCAGGTTGCTGGTCCCCAAAAGCCGGTTCAAACCGCAACCTATGCCGCATACAGCCATTTGTACCAGTCTGCCGCCTCACAATTTCGCCTTGTCCCAACTGGCGGTACGTTCCTGGCTCGAACGCGGGTTTATTGTGTATTCAGTCAATACCCAGGCTGAAATCGACATCTTGGCGCCTCACTTTCCAGGTGTCCGATTTTACTGCTGTGAACGCACGGCCAAGGAAAAGTTTGGCAAAGACTTTCAATATCTGGATACGGTGATGGCCTGCCTGGCCCAAAGCGGGGCGGAGGTGTGCGGCATTGTCAATGCGGATATCATCTTGCGTGGTGAGCCCGAGGATTGGGCCCAGATCGCCCACAGCGCCAGGGCGTCGTTCACTTACGGTTCGCGAGTCAACATGCGCACGCTGGAGGACCAGCACGGCTGGGTCTACGAGGCCGGGGCGGACTTTTTTTTCTTTCCGCCAGCGTTTACCGCCCAGTTGCCCACCTCTGAATACGCCTTGGGGCTCCCCTGGTGGGACTGCTTTTTACCGTGCTGGGCCATGGCCTCGGGGTGGCCGATAACCTATGTGTATTCGCCCGTGGCCATGCACCTTTATCATGATATGAAGTGGGATTTCGATCTGTATTATGACTTTGGCCTTTACACCATGCGTCGTTTTTTTGCGCCGCTGTTGGGTTCGATCGTGGCGGAAAATCCCGGCCGTAATCTGTTTTTGCGTCGCCTGATCGCTACGGTGTCATTTGCAGCGAAACGCAGCTCCCGCGGAGTTGCTCGTCCCCTGGTGTGCGCCAGTCCCACTTTCGCTCGAGCCCATGCGCCCATTGATCCTGCTCAGTGGTTACACCTGGAATACGAGACACTTGTCGTTTTTTAA